From a region of the Mesomycoplasma ovipneumoniae ATCC 29419 genome:
- a CDS encoding YbhB/YbcL family Raf kinase inhibitor-like protein: MIKIYIPDVKNGVLDTQFGNGNLGKKYPNSVSFPLKWDKVKGAKSYALTLIDYEATAELGFVFIHWVAANIKKNKLKWDDSFSRQDKMYQFENSMTRHANNYLLDSFYRPHPDGVYFGPLPPANDHNYRLEVFALDVENIIPEDLKNKPLFYDDFLELIKNHVIDFGISSFLYRSHGKVENNLLVKKQISKSELNAPLAKEEQNFFLDFLPINFSSSALIARENDYHLLDIEFLGKQGTSPFFSARNFDIEIYSESDKIKEYAIIITSFAENFSLGVGLNVWNRVGIIKKTDDYKTTLSAGKNSFDLFDSDIPVFNSFGSFCADSIAKKINLDSSEKFEFIKAKYGVIYLPGLTNGQGKYQLEIFGLNQVIDWSQIARNLNKPLTSFEVLSAIKGKVIGYNRTFFKLI; the protein is encoded by the coding sequence ATGATAAAAATTTATATCCCTGATGTTAAAAATGGCGTTTTAGACACCCAATTTGGTAATGGCAATTTAGGTAAAAAATACCCTAATTCGGTAAGTTTTCCGTTAAAATGAGACAAAGTCAAAGGCGCAAAATCATATGCCCTTACTTTAATTGACTATGAAGCAACAGCTGAATTAGGTTTTGTTTTTATTCACTGAGTTGCGGCCAATATTAAAAAAAACAAGCTAAAATGAGATGACTCCTTTTCGCGACAAGATAAAATGTATCAATTTGAGAATTCAATGACCCGTCATGCCAATAATTATTTGCTTGATTCATTTTATCGACCTCATCCTGATGGAGTTTATTTCGGGCCGCTGCCGCCAGCTAATGATCATAACTATCGACTCGAGGTTTTTGCCCTTGATGTTGAAAATATAATTCCTGAAGATTTAAAAAATAAGCCTCTGTTTTACGATGATTTTCTTGAATTAATCAAAAATCATGTTATTGATTTTGGAATTAGTTCGTTTTTATACCGTTCTCATGGAAAAGTTGAAAATAATTTGCTTGTAAAAAAACAGATTTCCAAAAGTGAGCTAAATGCACCACTGGCCAAAGAAGAGCAAAATTTTTTTCTTGATTTTTTACCGATAAATTTTAGCTCATCAGCACTAATTGCCAGAGAAAATGATTATCATCTTTTAGACATCGAATTTTTAGGAAAACAAGGCACAAGTCCATTTTTTAGTGCCCGTAATTTTGACATTGAAATTTATTCTGAATCTGATAAAATTAAAGAATATGCTATAATTATAACTAGTTTTGCCGAAAATTTTTCGCTTGGAGTTGGACTAAATGTCTGAAATCGGGTTGGAATTATCAAAAAAACTGATGATTATAAAACGACTTTAAGTGCTGGAAAAAATAGTTTTGATCTTTTTGATAGTGATATTCCTGTTTTTAATAGCTTTGGATCATTTTGTGCTGATTCAATTGCTAAAAAAATTAATTTAGATTCTTCTGAAAAATTTGAATTTATTAAAGCAAAATACGGAGTTATTTATCTTCCTGGTCTTACAAACGGCCAAGGAAAATACCAACTTGAAATTTTTGGCCTAAATCAAGTAATTGACTGGAGTCAAATTGCACGAAATTTAAATAAACCATTGACATCATTTGAGGTTCTTAGCGCAATAAAAGGCAAAGTTATTGGCTATAATCGTACTTTTTTTAAATTAATTTAA
- a CDS encoding MPN499 family protein, whose protein sequence is MANIRLREKISKLIKIKVNHLSDGYWLVPSFTKLFSPRMTAFVIKKAKTLEELVEFNDFYKKELIFSFNGDYNFYNFNILMKLRKIDFRLDIKAVLKKPDDAIFIFFPVPNCKIVLDKKSLKLIYNGIIPFFSKEYYSNLALYQRERSAKLQNNDVFKGFFWRRNGFEEIYVKNEA, encoded by the coding sequence ATGGCTAATATCCGATTAAGAGAAAAAATTTCAAAACTTATTAAAATAAAAGTTAACCACTTATCAGATGGATATTGACTTGTTCCTAGTTTTACTAAACTTTTCTCGCCAAGAATGACGGCTTTTGTTATAAAAAAAGCAAAAACCTTGGAAGAATTAGTCGAATTTAACGACTTTTATAAAAAAGAACTAATCTTTAGTTTTAACGGTGATTATAATTTTTATAATTTTAATATTCTGATGAAATTACGTAAAATTGATTTTCGTCTTGATATAAAAGCTGTTTTAAAAAAACCTGATGATGCTATTTTTATTTTTTTTCCTGTTCCAAATTGCAAAATAGTTTTAGATAAAAAATCATTAAAACTAATTTATAACGGAATTATTCCCTTTTTTTCAAAAGAATATTATTCAAATTTAGCTCTTTATCAACGCGAAAGATCCGCAAAGCTACAAAATAATGATGTTTTTAAAGGGTTTTTTTGAAGGCGAAATGGCTTTGAAGAAATTTATGTAAAAAATGAAGCATAA
- a CDS encoding HAD family hydrolase, producing the protein MDKNNNTIKEKLKNIENFVFDLDGTLLKSDHQISPKSVETIEKLKKDGKKIIFCSGRPWYFIKKYYFALKPDFPIISCNGSLIYDYKNESVVFSTTFSPSQVLEIFKSLAKNQVFFLIYTTKNMLAFSQKQTTCPWFSFLKNENENFSEAEKLPLKFYDYESLSQDEISSLDVVKFLLIKRDSNLELFEKSMAELENVEGIYFVQSQSSVIDIMISGSNKGQGLNYLKQNYGLNLDKTLSFGDAKNDISMFDQTKLAIAMGQATEEVKQHADFITDSNDAEGIANFFSKYYG; encoded by the coding sequence ATGGACAAAAACAATAATACAATCAAAGAGAAATTAAAAAATATCGAAAATTTTGTTTTCGATCTCGATGGAACTTTATTAAAATCCGATCACCAGATCAGCCCAAAATCTGTTGAAACAATTGAAAAATTAAAAAAAGATGGCAAAAAAATTATTTTTTGCTCGGGTAGACCTTGATATTTTATAAAAAAATATTATTTTGCACTAAAACCAGATTTTCCGATAATAAGTTGTAATGGTTCACTGATTTATGACTATAAAAACGAATCTGTTGTTTTTAGTACAACTTTTAGTCCAAGTCAAGTTTTAGAAATTTTTAAGAGCCTGGCCAAAAATCAAGTCTTTTTCTTGATTTATACAACCAAAAATATGCTAGCTTTTAGCCAAAAACAAACAACATGCCCATGATTTTCTTTCCTTAAAAATGAAAATGAAAATTTTTCTGAAGCTGAAAAATTACCTTTAAAATTTTATGACTATGAAAGTTTGTCCCAAGACGAAATTTCTAGCCTTGACGTGGTAAAATTTTTACTTATCAAACGAGATAGTAACTTAGAACTTTTTGAAAAATCAATGGCTGAACTTGAAAATGTTGAAGGAATTTATTTTGTTCAGTCGCAATCTTCAGTAATTGATATTATGATTTCTGGCTCAAACAAAGGTCAAGGACTAAATTATTTAAAGCAAAATTATGGCCTAAATCTCGATAAGACTTTATCTTTTGGCGATGCAAAAAATGATATTTCAATGTTTGACCAAACTAAACTAGCCATCGCAATGGGTCAAGCGACTGAAGAAGTAAAACAACATGCTGATTTTATAACAGATTCAAATGATGCCGAAGGAATAGCAAACTTTTTTTCAAAATATTATGGCTAA
- a CDS encoding L-ribulose-5-phosphate 4-epimerase, with amino-acid sequence MKIKDRDELVLLQKQVLEANLLLYNSKLALHTWGNVSAISSDRSYYVIKPSGISYEKMKYSDMVPVDLENNVLETDLNPSSDTPTHSLLYKADPRIKAIVHTHSPFSVAWAQAGKEIPALGTTHADNFYGSIPCTNSLTDEQINGQYEHNTGLVIIDHFNKNNIDFIATPAVLVKEHGPFCWSNKSAEDAVKLAMTLEEVAKMAFYTKQINPDQSQANIVLQKKHYNRKHGKNAYYGQKQ; translated from the coding sequence ATGAAAATCAAAGATAGGGACGAATTAGTTTTACTACAAAAACAAGTTTTAGAGGCTAATCTTTTATTATATAATTCAAAATTAGCACTTCACACTTGAGGAAATGTTTCGGCCATAAGTTCAGATCGCTCATATTATGTAATTAAACCTAGTGGAATTTCTTATGAAAAAATGAAATATTCAGATATGGTTCCTGTTGATCTTGAAAATAATGTTCTCGAAACTGATTTAAATCCATCAAGTGATACGCCAACTCATTCACTTCTTTATAAAGCAGATCCGCGAATTAAGGCAATTGTCCATACTCACTCGCCTTTTTCAGTGGCTTGAGCCCAAGCTGGCAAAGAAATTCCTGCCTTAGGAACAACGCATGCTGATAATTTTTATGGTTCAATTCCCTGCACAAATTCATTAACTGACGAACAAATTAATGGTCAATATGAACATAATACTGGTCTAGTCATAATTGATCACTTTAATAAAAATAATATTGATTTTATTGCAACTCCGGCCGTTTTAGTAAAAGAACACGGGCCTTTTTGTTGGTCTAATAAATCTGCAGAAGACGCTGTTAAACTCGCTATGACTCTTGAAGAAGTAGCAAAAATGGCCTTTTATACAAAACAAATAAATCCTGATCAAAGTCAGGCTAATATTGTTTTACAAAAAAAACATTATAACCGAAAACATGGTAAAAACGCATATTATGGACAAAAACAATAA
- a CDS encoding L-ribulose-5-phosphate 3-epimerase, with protein sequence MNLKNTDINFPLGIYEKAIDKRLTFVDKIKVAKKAGFDFIEMSVDESDEFAARLDFSKNQIKEIRDALFENDFYINSMCLSLHRKFPFGAKDENVRQKALEIMEKALILAKNLGIRIIQLAAYDIYYEQPHPDSEIFFIKTMKKIVKLAKKYSVTIAFESMDTKFAGTISRLLYLQKQIGSGVLLYPDLGNLSRFSNDLEAEIKLGKSEIVAFHFKDTLPGIFKNLEFSQGDVDFVSAFRYILKAQIAVPFVIEMWHKEENFDQNLPLSDNLAKQSQIIAKARDFFIENLRIAYENQR encoded by the coding sequence ATGAATTTAAAAAATACTGACATTAATTTTCCTTTAGGAATTTACGAAAAAGCAATTGATAAACGTTTGACATTTGTCGACAAAATTAAAGTGGCAAAAAAAGCCGGATTTGATTTTATTGAAATGTCTGTTGATGAAAGTGATGAATTTGCTGCTCGTCTTGATTTTTCTAAAAATCAAATTAAAGAAATTCGCGATGCTTTATTTGAAAATGATTTTTATATAAATTCTATGTGTTTATCATTGCACCGAAAATTTCCTTTTGGCGCAAAAGATGAAAATGTTCGCCAAAAAGCGCTTGAAATTATGGAAAAAGCACTAATTTTAGCAAAAAATCTCGGAATTAGAATTATTCAGCTTGCTGCTTATGATATTTATTATGAACAGCCTCATCCTGATTCTGAGATTTTTTTCATTAAAACAATGAAAAAAATTGTTAAATTAGCAAAAAAATATAGTGTCACAATCGCATTTGAATCAATGGATACAAAATTTGCTGGAACAATCTCAAGACTACTTTATCTTCAAAAACAAATTGGCTCAGGCGTGCTTTTATACCCGGATTTAGGTAATTTATCCCGTTTTTCAAATGATTTAGAAGCAGAAATTAAACTAGGAAAATCAGAAATTGTTGCCTTTCATTTCAAAGATACTCTCCCTGGAATTTTTAAAAATCTTGAGTTTTCCCAAGGTGATGTTGATTTTGTTTCTGCTTTTCGCTATATTTTAAAAGCCCAAATTGCCGTGCCTTTTGTAATTGAAATGTGACACAAAGAAGAAAATTTTGACCAAAATTTACCACTTTCTGATAATTTGGCAAAACAAAGCCAAATTATCGCAAAAGCACGTGATTTCTTCATTGAAAATTTAAGGATTGCTTATGAAAATCAAAGATAG
- a CDS encoding 3-keto-L-gulonate-6-phosphate decarboxylase UlaD yields the protein MALPLLQIALDNQSIEEAILSAKKAEKYIDVIEVGTILLAAEGKKAISELRKNFPDKIIVADGKIADAGNVFGKMFFDSGADFTTVICAAETPTIKDLVNLSHDYSQKMAKNLEIQVEMTNNFTWEQVQDWKNAGVPQVVWHRPRDSQANGVKWTQKDIDIVKKLADLGFKVTITGGVEVEDIKLFKDIPIYIFIAGRSIRDAENPEEKAKEFKDEFKKYWH from the coding sequence ATGGCACTACCACTTTTACAAATTGCTCTTGATAATCAAAGTATTGAAGAGGCGATATTGTCTGCAAAAAAAGCAGAAAAATATATTGATGTTATTGAAGTTGGAACAATTTTACTAGCCGCTGAAGGTAAAAAAGCTATTTCCGAACTTCGAAAAAATTTTCCTGATAAAATAATTGTTGCCGATGGTAAGATCGCTGATGCTGGAAACGTTTTTGGAAAAATGTTTTTTGACTCAGGTGCCGATTTTACAACTGTAATTTGCGCAGCTGAAACTCCGACAATCAAAGATTTAGTCAATCTTTCTCATGATTACAGTCAAAAAATGGCGAAAAACCTTGAAATTCAAGTAGAAATGACAAATAATTTTACTTGAGAACAAGTTCAAGACTGAAAAAATGCAGGTGTTCCCCAAGTTGTTTGACACCGTCCTCGCGATTCGCAAGCTAACGGAGTTAAATGAACCCAAAAAGATATTGATATTGTAAAAAAACTCGCTGATTTAGGATTTAAAGTTACAATCACTGGCGGAGTTGAAGTTGAGGATATTAAATTATTTAAAGATATTCCAATTTACATTTTCATTGCCGGCCGTTCAATTCGTGATGCTGAAAATCCTGAAGAAAAAGCAAAGGAATTTAAGGATGAATTTAAAAAATACTGACATTAA